A single window of Metallosphaera hakonensis JCM 8857 = DSM 7519 DNA harbors:
- a CDS encoding DUF3211 domain-containing protein: MKASRKFKVSHERGAVFAVLSDPTFVIPRLFPSVKEFSAMGTSFSGHGSFAFRKFELSGTVFKGDEIRYVFQVRSGDVGTGRLVFQYEANLVTMSLEYEGVFERLFGLMTADRWIDEFIKNIDEEIRLERIKRKI, from the coding sequence ATGAAGGCGAGCAGGAAATTTAAGGTGAGTCATGAAAGGGGTGCAGTTTTCGCTGTTCTCTCGGATCCAACGTTCGTTATACCTCGACTCTTCCCCTCTGTGAAAGAGTTTAGTGCAATGGGAACTTCGTTTTCAGGCCACGGCTCTTTCGCCTTCAGGAAATTTGAGTTGTCTGGGACTGTATTTAAGGGAGATGAGATTAGATATGTTTTCCAGGTGAGGAGCGGAGATGTTGGAACTGGGAGGTTGGTGTTCCAATATGAGGCTAACTTGGTGACCATGAGCCTAGAGTATGAAGGCGTTTTCGAACGATTGTTCGGCTTGATGACCGCAGATAGATGGATTGATGAATTCATTAAGAACATTGATGAGGAGATAAGGTTAGAGAGGATAAAGAGAAAGATTTGA